A section of the Parasteatoda tepidariorum isolate YZ-2023 chromosome 6, CAS_Ptep_4.0, whole genome shotgun sequence genome encodes:
- the LOC107448349 gene encoding uncharacterized protein — MKMACWKSMFVLVIVGCLESVLAQQRGSFNYAKRSGGEREGDLTPVAIAGVAIACVAAVGGLVVTFFFCMYVYRQQRQADSYNSSFERTRRV, encoded by the exons ATGAAGATGGCTTGTTGGAAGTCTATGTTTGTGTTGGTTATAG ttgGCTGCTTAGAGAGTGTGTTGGCGCAACAAAGAGGCTCATTCAACTATGCCAAAAGAAGTGGAGGAGAACGAGAAG GGGATTTGACTCCAGTGGCAATTGCTGGTGTGGCTATTGCATGTGTTGCAGCAGTTGGTGGATTGGTCGtcacatttttcttttgtatgtaCGTGTACAGACAGCAGAGACAAGCAGACAGTTACAACAGCTCATTCGAAAGAACAAGACGAGTTTAA